The Streptomyces sp. SS1-1 genome has a segment encoding these proteins:
- a CDS encoding ATP-binding protein yields the protein MISYPSRHCAVELQALPSRIGQVRRIVSAQLRYWHLDPLIDRAALGVTELLTNVHQHARPDKTCTVEIELLLDRLTVSVHDHDPRLPVAAGPGDTEALATCGRGLAMVAALSESWGVRPEGESGKVVWFSLPTPGAAPSATARPPRRVTVEQPVRRLAAVGPPVDLRRPERAPARSAVAG from the coding sequence GTGATCAGTTACCCAAGCAGGCACTGCGCGGTGGAGCTCCAAGCCCTGCCGTCGCGGATCGGCCAGGTCCGCAGAATCGTATCGGCGCAGTTGCGCTACTGGCATCTGGACCCGTTGATAGACCGCGCGGCGCTCGGTGTGACCGAGCTGTTGACCAACGTCCATCAGCACGCACGGCCGGACAAGACGTGCACCGTGGAGATCGAGCTGCTGCTCGACCGCCTGACGGTGTCCGTGCACGACCACGACCCCCGGCTGCCGGTCGCCGCCGGCCCCGGGGACACCGAGGCGCTCGCCACCTGCGGGCGCGGGCTCGCGATGGTCGCGGCCCTCAGCGAGAGCTGGGGCGTGCGGCCGGAGGGCGAGTCCGGCAAGGTCGTGTGGTTCTCGCTGCCGACGCCCGGCGCGGCGCCGTCAGCGACCGCGCGGCCACCGCGCCGCGTCACCGTGGAGCAGCCCGTGCGCCGTCTCGCGGCGGTCGGTCCACCGGTCGACCTTCGTCGCCCGGAACGCGCTCCCGCCCGGTCGGCCGTTGCCGGCTGA
- a CDS encoding SHOCT domain-containing protein: MQTLAHFADGGPGPWILLFPLIWAAVVIGGVTLLRRTGWRGRRGPRPTRPDDSSPITVLGHRFASGEIDEDEYWRRLSVLNEEFGRTGKDGPV; this comes from the coding sequence ATGCAGACCCTCGCACACTTCGCCGACGGCGGGCCCGGCCCGTGGATCCTGCTGTTCCCGCTGATCTGGGCGGCCGTCGTGATCGGCGGCGTCACACTGCTGCGCCGCACGGGGTGGCGCGGCCGCCGTGGCCCACGGCCCACCCGCCCCGACGACAGCTCGCCGATCACCGTCCTCGGCCACCGGTTCGCCTCCGGCGAGATCGACGAGGACGAGTACTGGCGCCGGCTGTCCGTCCTCAACGAGGAGTTCGGCCGCACGGGCAAGGACGGCCCCGTGTGA
- a CDS encoding RpiB/LacA/LacB family sugar-phosphate isomerase, whose protein sequence is MRIAVSSDMDEPVARLLVEELRDRGHDVLAHGALSPGDDARWAVCSQAAAREVADGTADQAVVCCWTGTGASIAANKVPGVRAALCTDAYTAQGARRWNDANVLALSLRLTSGPLLKEILDAWFTTGAGTDAEDRENVAYLEGPGGS, encoded by the coding sequence ATGCGGATCGCCGTCTCCTCGGACATGGACGAACCCGTCGCCCGGCTCCTCGTCGAGGAGCTGCGCGACCGGGGGCACGACGTGCTCGCGCACGGCGCGCTCAGCCCCGGCGACGACGCGCGCTGGGCCGTCTGCTCGCAGGCGGCCGCCCGTGAGGTCGCGGACGGCACGGCCGACCAGGCGGTGGTGTGCTGCTGGACCGGAACCGGCGCGTCCATCGCCGCGAACAAGGTGCCCGGCGTCCGCGCGGCCCTGTGCACCGACGCGTACACCGCGCAGGGCGCCCGCCGCTGGAACGACGCCAACGTGCTCGCCCTCAGCCTGCGTCTGACCTCGGGACCGCTGCTCAAGGAGATCCTCGACGCCTGGTTCACGACCGGGGCAGGCACCGACGCCGAGGACCGGGAGAACGTGGCGTACCTTGAAGGGCCCGGCGGGAGCTGA
- a CDS encoding ROK family protein — MSGKADPRPAGEGTTTPRTRLERGRGALGPALELVHTGRAPTRAVLTAELGVTRATAGVVAAELEALGLIRVDARPGAAAGSQGRPSHRLSVAEDGPVVLAAQVHADGFRAALVGLGGRIVATAPGCETVDADPAKVLGSVVEAGADLLNQTGRRCVGAGLAVPSAVAEPDGLALNPLHLAWPAGAPVRRIFTECVRAAGITGPAFAGNDVNLAALAEHRHGAGRGARDLLCVATGHRGVGGALVLDGRLHTGSSGLALEVGHLTVNPEGRPCHCGSRGCLDVEADPLALLTAAGREPGPVVSLLQQANDLIRGHYDDPTVRTATEALIDRLGLGLAGLVNILNPDRIILGGLHGTLFDADPGRLRAVVADRSLWGQSGGVPILACSLDHNSLVGAAELAWQPVLDDPLGALAA, encoded by the coding sequence ATGAGCGGCAAGGCGGACCCCCGGCCGGCGGGGGAAGGGACCACCACCCCGAGGACGCGACTGGAGCGGGGGCGCGGTGCGCTCGGACCCGCGTTGGAGCTCGTGCACACCGGTCGCGCCCCCACGCGCGCCGTCCTCACCGCCGAACTGGGTGTCACCCGGGCGACCGCCGGGGTGGTCGCCGCCGAACTGGAGGCGCTCGGGCTGATCAGGGTCGACGCCCGGCCGGGCGCCGCTGCCGGCTCGCAGGGGCGGCCCTCGCACCGGCTGTCCGTCGCCGAGGACGGCCCGGTCGTCCTCGCCGCCCAGGTGCACGCCGACGGGTTCCGGGCGGCGCTGGTCGGCCTCGGCGGCCGGATCGTCGCCACCGCTCCGGGCTGCGAGACCGTGGACGCCGACCCGGCCAAGGTGCTCGGCTCGGTCGTCGAGGCCGGAGCGGACCTGCTGAACCAGACCGGGCGGCGCTGTGTCGGGGCCGGGCTCGCCGTCCCGTCCGCCGTCGCCGAACCGGACGGCCTCGCCCTCAACCCGCTGCACCTGGCGTGGCCGGCGGGCGCCCCCGTCCGCCGTATCTTCACCGAGTGCGTGCGCGCGGCCGGGATCACCGGACCGGCGTTCGCCGGCAACGACGTCAACCTCGCCGCGCTCGCCGAGCACCGGCACGGCGCCGGCCGGGGCGCCCGCGACCTGCTGTGCGTGGCCACCGGGCACCGGGGCGTCGGCGGCGCGCTCGTCCTGGACGGCCGTCTGCACACCGGCAGTTCGGGCCTGGCCCTGGAGGTCGGCCACCTCACCGTCAACCCCGAGGGACGGCCCTGCCACTGCGGCAGCCGGGGCTGCCTGGACGTCGAGGCCGACCCGCTGGCCCTCCTCACCGCGGCCGGCCGCGAACCCGGCCCCGTGGTGTCGCTGCTCCAGCAGGCCAACGACCTGATCCGCGGCCACTACGACGACCCGACGGTCCGCACCGCCACCGAGGCCCTCATCGACCGGCTCGGCCTCGGCCTGGCCGGCCTGGTCAACATCCTCAACCCCGACCGCATCATCCTCGGCGGCCTGCACGGCACCCTCTTCGACGCCGACCCCGGACGGCTGCGCGCGGTCGTGGCCGACCGCAGCCTGTGGGGCCAGAGCGGCGGCGTCCCGATCCTCGCGTGCAGTCTCGACCACAACAGCCTCGTCGGCGCGGCCGAGTTGGCGTGGCAGCCGGTGCTCGACGACCCGCTCGGCGCCCTCGCGGCGTAG
- a CDS encoding alpha-ketoglutarate-dependent dioxygenase AlkB family protein has protein sequence MEAELFPRERAVVAPGAVHLPDWLDAGAQRELLDACRAWARPPAGLRTVRTPGGGTMTARQVCLGWHWYPYAYARTVVDGDGAPVKPFPERLGTLARRAVRDALGEEAEPYDIALINFYDSDARMGMHRDADERSTAPVVSLSLGDTCVFRFGNTESRTRPYTDVELRSGDLFVFGGPSRLAYHGVPRVHPGTAPPELGLTGRLNVTLRVSGL, from the coding sequence ATGGAGGCCGAGCTGTTCCCGCGCGAGCGCGCCGTCGTCGCGCCGGGCGCGGTGCACCTGCCCGACTGGCTGGACGCCGGGGCCCAGCGCGAGCTGCTGGACGCCTGCCGTGCGTGGGCCCGCCCCCCGGCCGGACTGCGCACGGTCCGCACGCCCGGCGGCGGGACCATGACGGCCCGGCAGGTGTGCCTCGGCTGGCACTGGTATCCGTACGCCTACGCGCGGACCGTCGTCGACGGCGACGGCGCCCCGGTCAAGCCGTTCCCCGAGCGGCTCGGCACCCTGGCCCGGCGCGCGGTGCGCGACGCCCTCGGCGAGGAGGCGGAGCCGTACGACATCGCGCTGATCAACTTCTACGACTCCGACGCCCGTATGGGCATGCACCGCGACGCCGACGAGCGGTCCACGGCACCCGTGGTGTCCCTGAGCCTCGGCGACACCTGCGTCTTCCGCTTCGGCAACACCGAGTCCCGGACCCGGCCGTACACGGACGTCGAACTGCGCAGCGGCGACCTCTTCGTGTTCGGCGGCCCCTCGCGTCTCGCCTACCACGGCGTTCCCAGGGTGCACCCGGGCACGGCGCCCCCGGAGCTGGGACTCACGGGGCGGCTGAACGTCACGCTGAGAGTGAGCGGGCTGTAG
- a CDS encoding methyltransferase, which translates to MTTPWGDLALTRFPEDPRDRLRAWDASDEYLLAHLAEQDVPLSGTVVVVGDRWGALVTALAAHRPTQITDSWLAQEATRANLARHGVGPGAVRLLTTQDPPPERVDVLLVRVPKSLALLEDQLLRLAPAVHEGTVVVGTGMVREIHTSTLELFERILGPTRTSLAKRKARLILCTPEPSVERPANPWPYTYALPAGVGAASGSTVVNHAGVFCADRLDIGTRFFLAHLPGGRGPRRVVDLGCGNGVVGTAVALANPEAEVLFVDESFQAVASAEATFKANGVPGHAEFRVGDGMAGVPDGSVDLVLNNPPFHSHQATTDATAWRMFTGARRALRPGGELWVVGNRHLGYHVKLRRLFGNSEVVASDPKFVVLRAVRR; encoded by the coding sequence ATGACGACGCCCTGGGGCGATCTCGCGCTGACCCGCTTCCCCGAGGACCCCCGCGACAGGCTGCGCGCCTGGGACGCCTCCGACGAGTACCTCCTGGCGCACCTCGCCGAGCAGGACGTCCCGCTCTCCGGCACGGTCGTGGTCGTCGGCGACCGCTGGGGCGCCCTGGTCACGGCGCTGGCGGCACACCGGCCCACCCAGATCACGGACTCGTGGCTCGCCCAGGAGGCCACCCGGGCCAACCTCGCCCGGCACGGCGTCGGGCCCGGCGCGGTCCGGCTGCTCACCACGCAGGACCCTCCGCCGGAGCGCGTCGACGTCCTCCTGGTGCGGGTGCCGAAGAGCCTGGCGCTGCTGGAGGACCAGCTGCTGCGGCTGGCGCCCGCGGTGCACGAGGGCACGGTCGTCGTGGGCACCGGCATGGTGCGGGAGATCCACACCTCCACGCTGGAGCTGTTCGAGCGGATCCTCGGACCGACCCGGACGTCTTTGGCCAAGCGCAAGGCCCGGCTGATCCTCTGCACGCCGGAGCCGTCGGTGGAGCGGCCCGCGAACCCGTGGCCGTACACGTACGCGCTGCCCGCCGGGGTCGGGGCGGCCTCCGGGAGCACGGTCGTCAATCACGCCGGTGTGTTCTGCGCCGACCGGCTCGACATCGGCACCCGGTTCTTCCTGGCCCATCTGCCGGGCGGGCGGGGCCCGCGGCGGGTGGTGGACCTCGGCTGCGGCAACGGCGTCGTGGGCACGGCGGTGGCGCTGGCGAACCCGGAGGCCGAGGTGCTGTTCGTCGACGAGTCCTTCCAGGCGGTGGCGTCCGCGGAGGCCACGTTCAAGGCGAACGGGGTGCCCGGGCACGCCGAGTTCCGCGTGGGCGACGGGATGGCCGGCGTGCCGGACGGCAGTGTCGACCTGGTGCTGAACAACCCGCCGTTCCACTCCCACCAGGCCACCACCGACGCGACGGCCTGGCGGATGTTCACGGGGGCGCGGCGGGCGCTGCGGCCGGGCGGTGAGCTGTGGGTGGTCGGCAACCGGCACCTCGGCTACCACGTGAAGCTGCGGCGGCTGTTCGGGAACAGCGAAGTGGTCGCCTCCGACCCGAAGTTCGTGGTGCTGCGGGCGGTCCGCCGGTAG
- a CDS encoding class II fructose-bisphosphate aldolase: protein MPLVTTGELVTRAAADRSAVAAFNVITLEHVEAVVAGAESAGSPVVLQVSENAVKFRYGRLLPLARAAVAAAERAAVPVALHLDHVQSDDLLRQAPAAGFSSVMYDAARLPYLDNLAATKAAADWAHAQGLWIEAELGRVGGKNGQPPLDAHAPGARTDPAEASAFVADSGVDALAVAIGSSHAMTTRTATLDHALLKRLSAALDVPLVLHGSSGVPDGELTEAVVGGIAKVNVGTALNIAMTTAIRDFLAAHPDAVDSRTYLSVGREAMVRTVADIITVLRRTG, encoded by the coding sequence GTGCCCCTCGTGACCACCGGCGAGCTCGTCACCCGCGCCGCCGCCGACCGTTCCGCCGTCGCCGCGTTCAACGTCATCACCCTGGAGCACGTGGAGGCGGTCGTCGCCGGCGCCGAGAGCGCCGGTTCCCCCGTCGTCCTCCAGGTCAGCGAGAACGCCGTCAAGTTCCGCTATGGACGGCTCCTGCCGCTCGCCCGCGCGGCCGTCGCCGCCGCCGAACGCGCCGCCGTCCCCGTCGCCCTGCACCTGGACCACGTCCAGAGCGACGACCTGCTGCGCCAGGCGCCCGCCGCCGGGTTCAGTTCCGTGATGTACGACGCGGCCCGGCTGCCCTACCTCGACAACCTCGCCGCGACCAAGGCCGCCGCGGACTGGGCGCACGCCCAGGGCCTGTGGATCGAGGCCGAACTGGGGCGCGTCGGCGGCAAGAACGGGCAGCCGCCGCTCGACGCGCACGCCCCCGGTGCCCGCACCGACCCGGCCGAGGCGAGCGCGTTCGTCGCCGACTCCGGGGTGGACGCCCTCGCCGTCGCCATCGGCAGCTCGCACGCCATGACGACCCGAACCGCCACCCTCGACCACGCCCTGCTCAAGCGCCTGTCCGCCGCCCTGGACGTCCCCCTCGTCCTGCACGGCTCCTCCGGCGTCCCCGACGGCGAGCTGACCGAGGCGGTCGTCGGCGGCATCGCCAAGGTGAACGTCGGCACCGCCCTCAACATCGCGATGACGACCGCGATCCGCGACTTCCTCGCGGCCCACCCGGACGCCGTCGACTCACGCACCTACCTCAGCGTGGGACGGGAGGCGATGGTGCGCACGGTCGCCGACATCATCACGGTGCTGCGCCGCACCGGCTGA
- a CDS encoding SIS domain-containing protein: MTHVEDELNSQPECWTRAAADASAAGGRLPEAGERVAVVGCGTSYFMAQAYAALREGAGQGETDAFAASEFPAGRAYDRILALTRSGTTTEVLDLLERAKGRTRTTAITADPDTPVMTAADDLVVLDYADERSVVQTRFATTALTLLRAHHGLHPEAAVADARAALTDALPDELAGCAQFTFLGRGWTVGLANEAALKMREASLSWTEAYPAMEYRHGPISVTTTGTVTWMFGEAPEGLAAQVGATGARWIEGRLDPLAELVRAQRLAVAVAAARGLDPDRPRHLTRSVILTP; the protein is encoded by the coding sequence ATGACCCATGTCGAGGACGAGCTCAACAGCCAGCCGGAGTGCTGGACCCGTGCCGCGGCGGACGCCTCCGCAGCGGGCGGGAGGCTGCCGGAGGCGGGGGAGCGGGTCGCGGTCGTCGGCTGCGGCACCTCGTACTTCATGGCACAGGCGTACGCCGCGCTGCGCGAAGGGGCCGGTCAGGGCGAGACGGACGCCTTCGCCGCGTCCGAGTTCCCGGCCGGGCGCGCCTACGACCGGATCCTCGCCCTCACCCGCTCCGGCACCACCACCGAGGTCCTGGACCTGCTGGAGCGGGCGAAGGGGCGGACCCGCACCACGGCGATCACCGCCGACCCGGACACCCCCGTCATGACGGCCGCCGACGACCTCGTCGTCCTCGACTACGCCGACGAACGCTCCGTCGTGCAGACCCGGTTCGCCACCACCGCGCTCACCCTGCTCCGCGCCCACCATGGACTCCACCCCGAGGCCGCCGTCGCCGACGCCCGCGCCGCGCTGACCGACGCCCTCCCCGACGAGCTCGCCGGATGCGCGCAGTTCACCTTCCTGGGCCGCGGCTGGACGGTCGGCCTCGCCAACGAGGCCGCCCTGAAGATGCGCGAGGCGTCCCTGTCCTGGACCGAGGCGTACCCGGCGATGGAGTACCGGCACGGCCCCATCAGCGTCACCACCACCGGCACCGTGACCTGGATGTTCGGAGAGGCCCCCGAAGGACTGGCCGCACAGGTCGGCGCGACCGGCGCCCGGTGGATCGAGGGCCGGCTCGACCCGCTCGCCGAACTGGTCCGCGCCCAGCGGCTCGCCGTCGCCGTCGCCGCCGCCCGCGGCCTCGACCCCGACCGGCCGCGCCACCTCACCCGCTCGGTGATCCTCACCCCCTGA